The Peromyscus leucopus breed LL Stock chromosome 4, UCI_PerLeu_2.1, whole genome shotgun sequence genome segment taaaatacatatatttctatatacagATATGTGCATGCAGCATTGGtgttgaacctagagccttgggcatgctaagcacatgctccaTCACAGAGTATACCCCTCAGCCCCCGatgtacataaaatttttaaataatttgtttttactttatgtgtgtcaGCGTTTATCTGCATGtgttatgtgtaccacattcacGTTTAGTGCGCATGGAGGGTAGAAGGGGATGTCACAGCCTGCGGAGCTGGAATCAGAGGTGGctatgagccaccctgtggggGCTGGGTACCAAACTTAGGCCCTCCGCAAAAGCAGCtcgtgctcttaatggctgagccatctcttcagcccacccccatttttttgagatagggtctcactatgtagcccttgctaaCCTAGgaatcacaaagatccacctgtctctgtctcccaggtgctggaatctAGTTTATATTTTTAGTAGATAGTCAGGACCCACTCAGGGGCTCCATGGCCCACTCATGAGTAAGAGGCAGAGTCTGAAAacactgctgggtggtggtggcacacgcctctagacccagtacttgggaggcagaggccagcctggtccacagagagttccaggacagccaggtttacacagagaaaacagtctcaaaagaaagagagagagagaaaagagagagagagagacagagacacagagaaagaacactGCCCTGGGACTatatgggaagagaaagggaacaagagaggtaataagtagaaataataataaaaatacattatatacatccATGAAACTGTccaaatgaaacccattacttgaTACAATATACactaattaaaagtaaaagaaatgggGCTCCAGTGAGATGGCATAcagacctgatgacctgagctccttctccagaacccatataaaggtggaaggagagaaccaactcgaGTCATCCTGAGTGCCCCATAGTCtgtggcatgcacatacacaaacacaccatacacactacacacatggcAATAATTGTTAGGAAGAAATAGACAATAGCATGGAAATATCAGAAAGCATTAAAATCTAGCCATCCagggattgttttctttttattgaaagacaggctctcactacaTAGGGCTAGCTGGCTGGCCGGGAACTCCCCATGTAGACTGGGCTAGCTTTGAATTctcatagatctgcctgtctctgaagGCATGTGGATCATATCCAGAGCCTAAATGTGATTTTTACTATAGGTCAAAGTAGTAAATGCTGTAAGCTCTGCGGTATAGTTtgtggtagaacacttacctGGCACACATGAGGCCCGTAGGTTTGATCcctaaaactataaaaactaaagaataaaacaagcttgaaaattaaaaaacaacaaaaagccacctCCCTGGAGTCCTCAGGTCTCACCTTAAATACTGGTCAATGAGGGCCTCGTGGTCCAGCAGCTCCTCGGGTGGGGGCACAGCGGGCATGGAAAACTGGTGCTGCATGGGGCTGGGCTGCAGCTTCTGGAAGGAGGCCTGGCAGATGAAGATGGCCTTGCCATGCTGCACAGCCTTCACGGAGCGCACTGAGAAACTTGCTCCTGTTCGCGTCCGCTCCACATGGTACAGCACTGGCACCTTTGGGTCCCCTGCAGTGGACAGAAGGGACAAGGTGACCCTGAGTAAGTCCATGGGCCCTGTCTGTCATCATCACAGTTGGTAAGCAGACTCCTCTGTTCTACTCATCctcattttttgttgctgttgtttggagacaaggtttcaccctatggcttaggctggcctgggactcagggcaaccctcttgcctctgcctctcaagtgctggaattacaggtgtgaaccatcacgccccctttttttctttttctctttttaaagacagacttCTCGATATGTTGCTATCACTTGCTTTTGGCAGAGACCCAGATAGGCATGGGAGTGTGGCATCTCCACAACAGAAAACAGATGTGCTAGGTGTGCCCTGATGGAGGCTGGGAGCCTGGGGATGCTGCAGAAGGATCAACTGAAAGGGGACGGTCTAGGTGATTGGTTAGGACACACACTTGCTTTCTCCACTTAATGCAAAGTCTGAAACAGGCAGAACATTAGAAGAGCTGTCAGTTAGTAGCCAAGTCCTTGCCGTTTGGAGCTGCCGAGGGtctccatgcatgctaggcaagtgcttcgCCACCGAAGCACACCTCCAGCCCCGAGGAGAGTAACTGAGATGACCATTCGCTTCTTGTTTCTATGGTTTtagcctttctctgtgtgtagataCCAACCTCCTCTGCTCGGCTCATTGAAACATTTATTCGAGTATCTCTACTTTTCCTTTTGATTTGATTGAGTCAGATGTCACTGTGTAGCCgtgcctagcctggaactcactctgcagaggatacgctaggattaaaggcgtgtgccacctgcTGGGCCCACATttactctattttttaaattaagtgttCCCTGATTTTAGAATCAAAACTAAAGCCAATTATTATACTTATGGATCAGTCTGTAATACCAACTTGCAAGAGGTTGAGGTAGAAGGATCAAAATTCCAAGACAGACTAGATAATCTAGCTTGAAGACAATAAAACCCGGTCAAGGATTCAGTAGGCTGGAAGAATCACAGTATGGCCAATGTTGGGCTGCGACATGCCTCAGTTAGTatagtacttgcctaacatgagGGAAACCTTGGGTTCTAACCAATACCAAGTAAACACGGTGTGgtgatgtgtgcctgtaatcccagcacccaggaggtgcgagcaggagaatcagaacttCAGGGTCACCCatgactacatagcaagtctgaagccagccaaggatacatgaGGCTGTGTCAAAAAAAACCTTACAGTTAAGGTGAGGAAATGAAGCACAAATCCCTCTCAACTACATACAGGGAAGGACTGGGCCAGGCCCGGTAACCACTCAAACACGTTACAGCACCAAAAGGCAAaaggaaggctgggaagggaAAGATCACCATCACCTCCATATTTGTAAAGGGCCCTGGGTGGGTCCTCCTGATGTTCCCTAATACCAAGGATGGAACCCAAGCTTGTCACATGCCTGGTAAGAGCTTTACCAATGGGCCACACCCTCAactctcaatttttcttttctttttttaaaaattaatttattattatgatttatttatttttattttatacacattgcctacatgtatgtctgtgtgagggtgtcagatcccctagaactggagttataaacagttgtgagctgccatgtgggtgctgggaattgaacccaggtcctctggaagaacaggcagtgctcttaatggatgagccatctctccagccccttttctttctttgagacagggtcttgtaaaattattatgtaaaatgtccttgaacttctgatctctgtgCCTAGACTTCTTGGAATTCGGGGATTACAAGAACACACCAGTGAGAGGACcgagcagacgccataacaggctgctcagccttctgtcagagatcaggcctcaatttcagtttcctgagaatgagcaagcagtttctgatgaagagcagagaacaaaggacaatcaatctccaACACCCCGACAGAGAGCAAGGATGAGGAGGCCTGGTACATGCAGTACCAGGCCTGAACCCCAGTGATCACACTGAGCTCAAGgtgataaccaaataaggacaaaggcTGGGACTTGTctaggcctgccccaaaatggaaaagGTGTATCCTTAACCAGCCCCTGACTAGCCCTAGCCAATCAGAatatactaatatgattgccacttgcttaaacCAATCATATCTGAAATGACCTAACTGTCCTAGGAACTCCCCTTAACTGTGCTTAAAAGAAGCCTGGGAGCCTCTGGGGGTTGTCgacattttgcctttgtgtaagATGAACTGCCCCAGCATGCTGGTTATAAAcactcttgctgattgcatacgTGGGTGGTGGTCTTTAGTGAGACTTCTCCAGGCCCCTAacaaccaccacacccagtttatttgGCGTTGGAGATTAAGGCCAGGGTTTCAGCACATCAGGCAAggactctatcaactgagctatagAGGACAACTGCAAgtgtcagttctgtccttctccCATGTGGGTCTGAGGATTTAAcgcaggtcctcaggtttggtcACCAGTCacccaatattttcttttttgtttgtttgtttgtttttaagacaagatttctgtgtagccttggctatcttggaactcactctgtaaccaggctagcttgaactcacagagatccacctacctgtgcctcccgagtgctgggactaaaggcatgtgccactaccagcTGGTTAGGCTATATGGAATACAGTGATTCCCTAAAACTAGGGAAAGAGTATAAAGTAAGTGTtgtttatgggggggggggggtatttttaaattgattattattgtgtgtatatgtgactgTATGGAGGGGTGGCCTGCCATGGTAGGCATGCTGGGGATGGAGGACAACTCAATGGTGTTGGTTCTTTTCTACCTTTCCTCGGGTTACAAGGGCCTTTCCATGCTGAGTCTAGAAGgacatgtgtttgtttttctaggaGAGCACAAGGCAGTGAGTGTtccgttgttttgttttttcctggtggtcctgggatgaaCATAGGGCCTCCACTCTGCAAGCTgctactgtgggatgtctttctgtatgctgtgaatatttgttgctcccattggctaattttggcctatggcaaggcagctttagaggcaggtgggaaatccaagcagagatatagTAAAAAGAAGGGCAAAGTCAGGGGAGACTCAAGCCAGCCACTCAAGGAGctacaagatgccagcagacctgtaACACCCcggccatgtggcaaagcatagatttatagaaataggttaatttaagatgaaagagctagctagcaagaagcctgccatagtccatacagttggtaattaatataagcctctgagtgattattttataagtggctgcggaCCTCAGggccgggtgggacacaggaaaacttccagctacaagctGCCCTGCAACTGTTGATCTACATCACCAGCCCAGACCAAGAGTCTGCAATGAAAACTGCCCTGTGTCTGAGCCCAGAGCTTGCAGAGTTTAAAAGATCCCACTGAAATACCCCTGGTCCTGCCTCTCCTCAATTTCAGCAGAAGAAGGTGATCTCCATGACCCTAGTAATTATTATAAAGCTGAAACTGAATTTCCAACCCAAACTGCCCACCTCCTAGCCCAATAGCAATTGACGGCACTCTAAAGATTTAGCAGTTTTGACCCTAGAAGAGTATACAGACTGAAGAAGAGAGCCATTAGTcccacacactcaggagtcaaaggcaggcagatctttgggagttcaaaggcagcctggtctaaatggtgagtttcaggctagccaggctacacagtgagaccctgtctcaaaacaataacaaagggctggagagatggctcagaggttaagaacactgactgctcttccaaaggtcctgagttcaattcccagcaaccacatggtggcttacaaccatctgtaatgagatctggtgccctcttctggcctgcagacaaacatgcagacagaacattgtatgcataataaataaataaacctaaaaaaaaaaaacaataacaaaaaagtgaAAAGGGAGATGGTAAGATGgcttatcagttaagagcactttttgttcttgcagaagacccatgtTTGGTTCCTACCAcctacatggtgtctcacaatcCCCTGAAACTGCTAATTCTAGGGTATCCAGtgttctggcctcctcagacaatAGGAAAGCAATGTGGTGCATATAAATTCATTtaggcatatacatatacacatacatttaaaaaataagcaaatacatattttttttttttaaataaaagaggacaaatgcctttaatcccagctcttggtaggcaaaggcaagcagatctctgtgagtcccaggtgAGTTAGgcatacacagtgagactctatctcaaaaaacaaaacaaacaaaaagaatgaatgaaaaacagagccaggcctggtgtcaTGAAGGCtggagccagccagggctacacaaaataaGTCCCTAtctcaacagaaaataaaaaacagaaaagctaGAAGGAAAGGCCCACCAAGAGCGGATAAGCATTAGTCTGTGGCATTAAGaaccagaaaacaagtatttagTGGGTCTCAGGGAGTGTGCTAAGGACCTAGGATGcttttctcagcctcccaagaccAGAGACCTGAACCAACACAATGGGCTGCCTCCCTGCTTTTTTTGGTAGTTGGGATGGAACACAGTCCCCTTCATGtgctagccaagtgctctactactaagctacatcctcagccccctaGGGACCTTTCAGGAATcccatctcccttctccatcctcttctctgagTCTCCCATTTCTTCTCCATTCTCTTGAGTCAGCTTTCAAAGCCAGGAAGAAGTGACTGCTGGGCCATCAGGGGTGGCTGCAGCCAAGGAACCAGGGTAGGGGGTTTACCTGCCCGAACCAGGAAGAAGTGACTGCTGGGCCATCAGGGGTGGCTGCAGCCAAGGAACCAGGGTAGGGGGTTTACCTGCCCGAACAAAGTAGCAGTGCAGAGAGTGCACGTGGACGTCTTCACTCACAGACTTGGCTGCGGCCACCAGGGCTTGGCCCACAATTTGACCCCCAAAGAGCCGCTGGGAGGTGGGTACCCAGTAATGTCTTCCTCTGTGGGGAGAGGAAAGTGGAAAAGAATTGAGGAGGAGTGCTCCGAATTCCATAAGCCTCAGTGAAGGATCTCTCACAGAGAACCTGAGGAAAGCCAGGACTCTGCTCTCAAACACTCTTAGGTCACAGCAAAACTTCGGTTTTCATGTCTGCCCAAGCCTTCTGTGGACTTGGTTCGGTCAAGCATCACAAACGAGCTCCCTCGGTTTACAGCAGGAGTACAGAGAGCAACCTCACACAACTCAACCATTACCAGTCCTGGGCAGTTCCAAGTCCATAGTTTCTTCCCTTCCCCAAACCAGGGGAAGGCGGAGGCCAGAAGTCACTTGAGGCCTTGAACGGACACGAGGCACCCAAAAGCAGGTCTGGGGCTGGATCGTATGGATGAAGGCTTGCCACTGGCACCCCTTAACTGACAAGCATGTCTTCCAAGAACTGGCTTCAGTGCTAAAAGGGCCCTGAGACATCCCATCTAcctctttaaaagacaaaaaaaaaaaaaaaaaaaaaaaaaaaaaacaagacaaaacaaaacaaaaaaacaaactgtcCAAGGGTCTGAGGTTGTGAAATTTAACACAGATGAACAAATTGGCCTGGCCTTCTAGGTGAAAGGGCTCACTCAGTGTTAGAGCCTGAACCCTGAGTCCTACAACCCAGCCCTGAAGATACCATTTTTCATTACAATACATTCTGAAAACCACTCCTGGCCCAGGAAGCTATAATTACctagatggaagaaagaaagatcaaaatTAAGATAGCTTCTGATAAAATCAGAGAACTGTGGAGGCCAATATTATCATTAaacaggcatgatggtgcattcctttgattctagcacttgggaggcagaggcatgctgatctctgtgagttcaaggtcagcctagtctacaaagagttccatgGCAGCCAAGGAGAACTATAtagaggaccctgtctcaaaaaaactgtcACTAACCAACCAGGTCCtgccagtattcaggaggcaaaggcaggtggatccctgtgggttccaagccaacctggtctatgtagtgaattcaggacagccaggatcaTAGAGTggcaccctgtctcagaacaaaacaaaacaaaaaactgttatAAACCCGTACTGCAATCACCAACTTCCAGTGATGCCGGGGAGGAAACATACTCCAGGATAAGTAATGACTTAGCAGACCCCAGTTAATGGTGCTGGGACAGGATGGAGGAAAAAAGGCAGGGAGCTTATTAGAGTTGTGCATTGGTTTTAAAAACCGATCCGCTGAGTACCCTAAGGCAAATCACTGCCCACGATGGATTGATTCTACCAAGCTAAGCTGCCTTGTAGTAGGGTAACCCAGTGACCCTGCTTCCTGGTGAACAGCAAGGGCGGGTGTCAGGGACACGCCTTCTCCTAACTGCCGCAGAGCTTGAAGCCTGAACAGAACTCTTATCCCCAGAAGTGGGGGTCACCGGGAAGTGGCGGTGATCGCAACTCTCTATACTGACACAGGGGTGCGGGCCTGGTTCAGGGTGCAGCCGGCTACCTGAAGAGATCCTCATCCAGCGGCTCAAGGTTGAGCACGCTGGTGACCAGCACACTACGGAGGTCTCCGGAAAGGTCGTCGCGGTCGGCGTCGCCCTCCGCATCCCCCGGGGCTTCTGGCGCTGACATCCTGACCTCCCACTGTGGGCGCGGAAGACACTACGCTTCTCCAGGTACGCGGAAACTTATATAGGCGCACAGCGCTTCCGGCAGGTCGCCCCAGCGGCCGGAAATCCCGAAGGCTTCGCGGAGTAAGATGCAGATTGTGATTGGTCGATGTGTCTGTCAATTGCAGGGTGGGCGGGTCTGCATCTACTTTACGATTGGAGAATATTTGTGCCACTTTGGAAGTTCTGCCTGTGATTGGGTAAATCAGCGAGGGGGCGGAGCCTTGGGGCTGAATAATAAGGGATGAGTGTCATTTCCCTTCTGACACAGAGCAGAGTCGCCCCCAGGTTGCTGTTGCCGGTGTCTTCTCCGGCTCCTCCGGAGCTCCCTATAGGCCACCCAGTCGGGCCCCCAGCTGGGCCCATGCCAGCCGGTGCCCAGTGACCTGTGACCCCTGGCGTGATTCTGGGCTTTGGTGAGGGCCAGTCCCCGGCCATGGAGCTAGGCAGCTGCTTTAAGACCTACGAGGACTTCAAGGAGTGTTTCAGCGCCTACAAAAAGGAGACCAGGTGCTCCTTCATTGTCAGGGACTGCATCTCCGTCCGCTTCCACAACCTCAACCACGGCACCTCCTTCCGCGAGGATATCCTGTAAGGGCGgggcaggagggtggggaggagggcttcctggaggaggagggcgTGCATGGGGCCACGCTGCCTGGGGCCACGCTACCTAGGGCCACTCGGCAGGACATGTGCGGCATGCCTGCTGAAAAGCGAGGGAAACCTCACCGGCGTGGCCCTGTGCCACCAGGTGCATTTGCTCCCCACTCCTTCATTCACAAGGTTTTCTGGAATTCGCAGTAactgca includes the following:
- the Acot8 gene encoding acyl-coenzyme A thioesterase 8 isoform X1, with amino-acid sequence MSAPEAPGDAEGDADRDDLSGDLRSVLVTSVLNLEPLDEDLFRGRHYWVPTSQRLFGGQIVGQALVAAAKSVSEDVHVHSLHCYFVRAGDPKVPVLYHVERTRTGASFSVRSVKAVQHGKAIFICQASFQKLQPSPMQHQFSMPAVPPPEELLDHEALIDQYLRDPNLQEKYRVGLNRIAAQEVPIEIKLVNPPTTLSQLQTLEPKQMFWVRARGYIGEGDIKMHCCVAAYISDYAFLGTALLPHQSKYKVKFMVSLDHSMWFHAPFRADHWMLYECESPWAGGSRGLVYGRLWRRDGVLAVTCAQEGVIRLRPRVSASKL